In Ailuropoda melanoleuca isolate Jingjing chromosome X, ASM200744v2, whole genome shotgun sequence, a single genomic region encodes these proteins:
- the NXT2 gene encoding NTF2-related export protein 2 isoform X1: MAASVDFKTHVDQACRAAEEFVNIYYETMDKRRRALTRLYMDKATLIWNGNVVTGLEALSNFFEMLPSSEFQVNMLDCQPVHEQATQAQTTVLVVTSGTVKFDGNKQHYFNQNFLLTAQSTPNNTVWKIASDCFRFQDWACS, from the exons ATGGCCGCGTCTGTG GATTTTAAGACTCATGTAGATCAGGCATGTAGAGCTGCTGAGGAATTTGTCAATATTTACTATGAGACAATGGACAAAAGAAGACGG gcACTAACCAGGCTGTATATGGACAAGGCCACTTTAATATGGAATGGAAATGTTGTTACAGGCTTGGAAGCCCTAAGTAATTTTTTTGAGATGTTGCCTTCTAGTGAGTTCCAGGTCAATATGTTAGATTGCCAGCCAGTGCATG AACAAGCTACTCAGGCCCAGACCACAGTTCTCGTTGTGACCAGTGGAACTGTGAAATTTGATGGAAACAAGCAACACTACTTCAACCAGAACTTCCTGCTGACTGCCCAGTCGACTCCTAACAACACCGTGTGGAAGATCGCAAGTGATTGCTTCCGTTTCCAAGATTGGGCTTGTAGTTAA
- the NXT2 gene encoding NTF2-related export protein 2 isoform X2, whose protein sequence is MAGGKDFKTHVDQACRAAEEFVNIYYETMDKRRRALTRLYMDKATLIWNGNVVTGLEALSNFFEMLPSSEFQVNMLDCQPVHEQATQAQTTVLVVTSGTVKFDGNKQHYFNQNFLLTAQSTPNNTVWKIASDCFRFQDWACS, encoded by the exons ATGGCTGGGGGAAAG GATTTTAAGACTCATGTAGATCAGGCATGTAGAGCTGCTGAGGAATTTGTCAATATTTACTATGAGACAATGGACAAAAGAAGACGG gcACTAACCAGGCTGTATATGGACAAGGCCACTTTAATATGGAATGGAAATGTTGTTACAGGCTTGGAAGCCCTAAGTAATTTTTTTGAGATGTTGCCTTCTAGTGAGTTCCAGGTCAATATGTTAGATTGCCAGCCAGTGCATG AACAAGCTACTCAGGCCCAGACCACAGTTCTCGTTGTGACCAGTGGAACTGTGAAATTTGATGGAAACAAGCAACACTACTTCAACCAGAACTTCCTGCTGACTGCCCAGTCGACTCCTAACAACACCGTGTGGAAGATCGCAAGTGATTGCTTCCGTTTCCAAGATTGGGCTTGTAGTTAA